Proteins found in one Microcella daejeonensis genomic segment:
- a CDS encoding DUF7455 domain-containing protein: protein MTQLTSESPEIVTAQPLTVADRCDSCGAQAYVRVTLATGELLFCAHHGTKFREKLSGQALAWHDESSRLHD, encoded by the coding sequence ATGACGCAACTCACCAGCGAGAGCCCCGAGATCGTCACCGCCCAGCCGCTCACCGTGGCCGACCGTTGCGACAGCTGCGGAGCCCAGGCGTACGTGCGCGTCACCCTCGCCACCGGCGAGCTCCTGTTCTGCGCGCACCACGGGACGAAGTTCCGCGAGAAGCTCTCCGGTCAGGCTCTGGCCTGGCACGACGAGTCGAGCAGGCTCCACGACTGA
- a CDS encoding alanine racemase, protein MTELLGGGADQPSPALVIDHAALIDNLRAVRARVAPAELILVVKDDAYGQGLAPIVATAVAEGITWFGVSDLGTALEVRELAGRTARVLAWPAGASDGVDRAVRASIDLGVGDAALLETVAAEARAAGAVARIHLKIDTGLHRNGFRPEDWAETVHRARVLEQSGFLRVVGVWSHIAEASDAEDDAARALFDAAVEQLEAAGMRLELRHLAASAAAFARPEFRYDAVRIGAFCYGVRSAEGPGAGSLGLRPVATLQGTVIAVHDETVTVALGSLDGVPSTLAGRVAVGTPAGPRELLRVDADSLAVLGWPGAAVGDVIAVFGSGMLGERSATTLAEAIGTIGEEILLRVSPRIPRLHRGTAPVASPER, encoded by the coding sequence ATGACCGAGCTGCTCGGCGGCGGGGCGGACCAGCCGTCGCCCGCTCTCGTGATCGATCACGCCGCGCTGATCGACAACCTCCGGGCGGTGCGCGCCCGAGTGGCCCCCGCGGAGCTGATCCTCGTCGTGAAGGACGATGCGTACGGCCAGGGTCTCGCGCCGATCGTCGCCACGGCGGTCGCCGAGGGCATCACCTGGTTCGGCGTCTCCGACCTCGGCACCGCTCTCGAGGTGCGCGAACTCGCCGGGCGGACCGCGCGCGTTCTCGCCTGGCCCGCAGGAGCGTCCGACGGAGTCGACCGCGCCGTCCGAGCGTCCATCGATCTCGGCGTCGGCGACGCCGCTCTTCTCGAGACCGTCGCCGCGGAGGCCCGGGCGGCGGGGGCGGTCGCGCGCATCCACCTCAAGATCGACACGGGTCTGCACCGCAACGGGTTCCGTCCCGAGGACTGGGCCGAGACGGTGCACCGTGCGCGCGTGCTCGAGCAGAGCGGCTTCCTGCGCGTGGTGGGGGTGTGGAGCCACATCGCCGAGGCCAGCGACGCCGAGGACGACGCCGCTCGAGCGCTCTTCGACGCCGCCGTCGAGCAGCTCGAGGCGGCCGGCATGCGGCTGGAGCTGCGCCACCTCGCCGCCAGCGCCGCGGCGTTCGCCCGCCCGGAGTTCCGCTACGACGCGGTGCGCATCGGCGCCTTCTGCTACGGCGTTCGCTCCGCCGAGGGGCCCGGCGCGGGCTCGCTGGGTCTGCGACCCGTCGCCACGCTGCAGGGCACGGTGATCGCGGTGCACGACGAGACGGTGACGGTCGCGCTCGGCTCGCTCGACGGCGTGCCCTCGACGCTCGCCGGGCGCGTCGCCGTCGGCACGCCCGCAGGGCCGCGCGAGCTCCTCCGCGTCGACGCCGACTCCCTCGCGGTCCTCGGGTGGCCGGGGGCCGCGGTCGGCGACGTCATCGCGGTGTTCGGTTCCGGGATGCTCGGCGAGCGCTCCGCCACGACCCTCGCCGAGGCGATCGGCACCATCGGCGAGGAGATCCTGCTGCGCGTGTCGCCGCGCATCCCTCGTCTCCACCGCGGCACCGCACCCGTCGCGAGCCCGGAGCGTTAA
- a CDS encoding DNA gyrase/topoisomerase IV subunit A — protein MTPPPAPRSSPAGTDEPLGERIDDVDLTDEMQGSFLEYAYSVIYSRALPDARDGLKPVQRRILYMMSEMGLRPDRGHVKSARVVGEVMGKLHPHGDTAIYDALVRLAQDFTLRVPLVDGHGNFGSLDDGPAAARYTEARMAAPAMAMVDDLGEDVVDFVPNYDNQLLQPEVLPAAFPALLVNGASGIAVGMATNMAPHNLIEVVGAARHLLDNPGATLEELMAYVPGPDLPTGGTIIGLDGIKDAYATGRGSFKTRAKLSIEPITARKTGIVVTELPYLVGPEKVIEKIKDGVQSKKLAGISDVTDLTDRTHGLRLVIGIKTGFSPDAVLEQLYRYTPLEDGFSINAVALVDGRPQTLGLRDLLQVYVDHRIRVVTRRSRYRLDRRRERLHLVEGLLVAILDIDEVIQVIRASDDADQARQKLMSVFDLSTLQSDYILELRLRRLTRFSRIELEAERDQLRAEIAELETLLADPQRVRTVVGDELEATAERFGTPRRTLLTEASASIAAPRSRGAAPVLEIADSPCRVLLSTTGRAVRVDLSEDAPLTPPARRSKHDAILCAVDTTARGDLVAITSRGRFVRFTPVGLPGVPANSMQLAAGTRLRDYIGLTDAAETIVAIVDPADPAPLALGTRDGIVKRVTPAAYPPKPEGEVIGLKAGDEVVGAAPAPDDRELVFVTSEAQLLHFAADQVRPQGMPAGGMAGIKLGTGARVVHFSVVDPSSATVVTVSGSTQTIAGTDPGRAKVSDFSEFPGKGRATGGVRCHAFLKGEDVLQLAWVGASPLAVGPDGAARTLPEGGARRDGSGTPLEAVIGSIGMPIA, from the coding sequence ATGACTCCCCCTCCTGCGCCCCGATCGTCCCCTGCCGGTACCGACGAGCCCCTCGGCGAACGCATCGACGACGTCGATCTCACCGATGAGATGCAGGGCTCGTTCCTCGAGTACGCGTACTCGGTCATCTACTCCCGCGCTCTGCCCGATGCGCGCGACGGCCTCAAGCCCGTGCAGCGCCGCATCCTCTACATGATGAGCGAGATGGGGCTGCGCCCCGACCGCGGCCACGTGAAGTCGGCGCGCGTCGTCGGCGAGGTCATGGGCAAGCTGCACCCGCACGGCGACACCGCCATCTACGACGCCCTCGTGCGCCTGGCGCAGGACTTCACGCTGCGCGTGCCCCTCGTCGACGGGCACGGCAACTTCGGCTCGCTCGACGACGGCCCCGCCGCGGCCCGCTACACCGAGGCGCGCATGGCCGCCCCCGCGATGGCGATGGTCGACGACCTCGGCGAGGACGTCGTCGATTTCGTGCCCAACTACGACAACCAGCTGCTGCAGCCGGAGGTGCTGCCCGCCGCGTTCCCCGCCCTGCTGGTCAACGGCGCCAGCGGCATCGCCGTCGGCATGGCGACGAACATGGCTCCGCACAACCTCATCGAGGTCGTGGGCGCCGCGCGGCACCTGCTCGACAACCCGGGTGCAACGCTCGAGGAGCTCATGGCCTACGTGCCGGGCCCCGACCTGCCCACCGGCGGCACGATCATCGGCCTCGACGGCATCAAGGACGCCTACGCGACCGGTCGCGGCTCGTTCAAGACCCGCGCGAAGCTCTCCATCGAGCCGATCACCGCGCGCAAGACCGGCATCGTCGTCACCGAGCTCCCCTACCTCGTCGGGCCCGAGAAGGTGATCGAGAAGATCAAGGACGGCGTGCAGTCGAAGAAGCTCGCCGGCATCAGCGACGTCACCGACCTCACCGACCGCACGCACGGTCTGCGCCTGGTCATCGGCATCAAAACGGGCTTCAGCCCGGATGCCGTGCTCGAGCAGCTCTACCGGTACACGCCCCTCGAGGACGGCTTCTCGATCAACGCCGTGGCCCTCGTCGACGGTCGACCGCAGACGCTCGGCCTGCGGGATCTGCTCCAGGTCTACGTCGACCACCGCATCCGCGTCGTCACGCGCCGCAGCCGCTACCGCCTCGATCGTCGACGCGAGCGGCTGCACCTCGTGGAGGGCCTGCTCGTCGCCATCCTCGACATCGACGAGGTCATCCAGGTCATCCGGGCCTCCGACGACGCCGACCAGGCCCGCCAGAAGCTCATGAGCGTCTTCGACCTCTCGACCCTGCAGAGCGACTACATCCTCGAGCTGCGACTGCGCCGGCTCACCCGCTTCAGCCGCATCGAGCTCGAGGCCGAGCGCGACCAGCTGCGCGCCGAGATCGCCGAGCTCGAGACGCTCCTCGCCGACCCGCAGCGCGTGCGCACCGTCGTCGGCGACGAGCTCGAGGCGACGGCCGAGCGCTTCGGAACCCCGCGCCGCACGCTGCTGACCGAGGCGAGCGCCTCGATCGCCGCACCGCGCTCCCGGGGCGCGGCACCGGTTCTCGAGATCGCCGACTCCCCCTGCCGGGTTCTGCTCTCGACGACCGGTCGCGCCGTGCGCGTCGATCTCAGCGAGGATGCCCCTCTCACGCCCCCCGCGCGCCGCAGCAAGCACGACGCCATCCTGTGCGCGGTCGACACCACGGCCCGCGGCGATCTCGTGGCGATCACCTCGCGCGGGCGCTTCGTGCGCTTCACCCCCGTGGGGCTGCCGGGCGTGCCGGCGAACTCGATGCAGCTCGCCGCCGGCACGCGCCTGCGCGACTACATCGGGCTCACCGACGCCGCCGAGACGATCGTGGCGATCGTCGACCCGGCCGATCCCGCCCCGCTCGCCCTCGGCACGCGCGACGGCATCGTCAAGCGCGTCACCCCCGCGGCGTACCCGCCGAAGCCCGAGGGCGAGGTCATCGGCCTCAAGGCCGGCGACGAGGTGGTCGGCGCGGCTCCCGCCCCCGATGACCGCGAGCTCGTATTCGTCACCTCCGAGGCGCAGCTCCTGCACTTCGCCGCCGATCAGGTGCGACCGCAGGGGATGCCGGCGGGCGGCATGGCCGGCATCAAGCTCGGCACCGGGGCCCGCGTGGTGCACTTCTCGGTCGTCGACCCGAGCTCGGCGACCGTCGTCACGGTGTCGGGATCGACCCAGACCATCGCGGGCACCGACCCCGGTCGCGCCAAGGTCAGCGACTTCTCCGAGTTCCCCGGCAAGGGGCGGGCGACGGGCGGCGTGCGCTGCCACGCGTTCCTCAAGGGCGAGGACGTGCTGCAGCTCGCCTGGGTCGGCGCCTCCCCGCTCGCGGTCGGGCCCGACGGCGCGGCGCGCACGCTGCCCGAGGGCGGCGCGCGCCGCGACGGCTCGGGCACGCCGCTCGAGGCCGTCATCGGCTCGATCGGCATGCCGATCGCCTGA
- a CDS encoding DNA gyrase/topoisomerase IV subunit B: MAQSDYNAHHLSVLEGLEAVRKRPGMYIGSTDSRGLMHCLWEIIDNSVDEALGGHGSSIDVVLHADGSVEVRDRARGIPVDIEPKTGLSGVEVVFTKLHAGGKFGSGSYAASGGLHGVGASVVNALSERLDVEVDRNGRTWAMSFHRGEPGIFDDGPDGPRPDAPFTPFVSNSVLRETGKVSKATTGTRIRYWADPQIFTRGAAFQTEDLVGRARQTAFLVPGLSISIADERGPDAPSTETFQYAGGISEYAEFLAADAPITDTWRIQGTGTFTETVPVLQANGHMVPTELERECVVDIALRWGTGYETVVKSYVNIIATPKGGTHQAGFEQGLLRFLRAEVEKNSRRLKIGSDKLEKDDVLAGLTAVLTVRIPEPQFEGQTKEILGTPGARSIVASVLSSALKERFASPKRDDKAQTSLLLDKVVSEMKSRISARAHKETQRRKNALESSSLPAKLVDCRSNDVENSELFIVEGDSALGTAKLGRDSEYQALLPIRGKILNVQKASVSDMLSNAECASIIQVIGAGSGRTFDLAQARYGKVIIMADADVDGAHIRTLLLTLFFRYMRPMIDEGRVFAAVPPLHRVVVMNPGSKPNETIYTYSEKELQGVLAALKKAGKRYQDPIQRYKGLGEMDADQLADTTMSRQHRTLRRVRVSDAEMSSKVFELLMGNEVAPRKDFIIAGQGLDRDRIDV; this comes from the coding sequence GTGGCCCAGTCCGACTACAACGCCCATCACCTCTCGGTCCTCGAGGGCTTGGAGGCGGTGCGCAAGCGACCCGGCATGTACATCGGGTCCACCGACTCGCGGGGCCTCATGCACTGCCTGTGGGAGATCATCGACAACTCGGTCGACGAGGCGCTGGGCGGGCACGGGTCGAGCATCGACGTCGTGCTGCACGCCGACGGGAGCGTCGAGGTGCGCGACCGCGCCCGCGGCATCCCGGTCGACATCGAGCCGAAGACCGGGCTCTCGGGCGTCGAGGTCGTCTTCACCAAGCTGCACGCCGGCGGCAAGTTCGGTTCCGGCTCGTACGCCGCGTCCGGCGGTCTGCACGGCGTCGGCGCCTCGGTCGTCAACGCGCTCTCGGAGCGCCTCGACGTCGAGGTCGACCGCAATGGGCGAACCTGGGCGATGTCCTTCCACCGCGGCGAGCCGGGGATCTTCGACGACGGGCCCGACGGCCCCCGCCCCGACGCACCCTTCACGCCCTTCGTCTCCAACAGCGTCCTGCGGGAGACGGGCAAGGTGTCGAAGGCGACGACCGGCACGCGCATCCGCTACTGGGCCGATCCGCAGATCTTCACGCGCGGCGCCGCCTTCCAGACCGAGGACCTCGTCGGGCGCGCCCGGCAGACCGCCTTCCTCGTGCCGGGTCTCTCGATCTCCATCGCCGACGAGCGCGGTCCGGATGCGCCCAGCACCGAGACCTTCCAGTACGCGGGCGGCATCAGCGAGTACGCGGAGTTCCTCGCGGCCGACGCCCCCATCACCGACACCTGGCGCATCCAGGGCACGGGCACCTTCACCGAGACCGTGCCGGTGCTGCAGGCCAACGGGCACATGGTGCCCACGGAGCTCGAGCGCGAGTGCGTCGTCGACATCGCTCTGCGCTGGGGGACGGGCTACGAGACGGTCGTGAAGAGCTACGTCAACATCATCGCGACCCCGAAGGGCGGCACCCACCAGGCGGGGTTCGAGCAAGGACTGCTGCGCTTCCTGCGTGCGGAGGTCGAGAAGAACTCCCGACGGCTCAAGATCGGCTCGGACAAGCTCGAGAAGGACGACGTGCTGGCCGGCCTCACGGCCGTGCTCACGGTGCGCATCCCCGAGCCACAGTTCGAGGGCCAGACGAAGGAGATCCTCGGAACGCCCGGAGCGCGCTCGATCGTCGCCTCGGTGCTCTCGAGCGCGCTGAAGGAGCGGTTCGCCTCTCCCAAGCGCGACGACAAGGCGCAGACCTCCCTGCTGCTCGACAAGGTCGTCTCCGAGATGAAGAGCCGCATCTCGGCGCGCGCCCACAAGGAGACCCAGCGGCGCAAGAACGCGCTCGAGAGCTCCTCCCTGCCCGCCAAGCTCGTCGACTGCCGCTCCAACGACGTCGAGAACAGCGAGCTGTTCATCGTGGAGGGCGACAGCGCGCTCGGCACGGCGAAGCTCGGGCGCGACAGCGAGTACCAGGCGCTGCTGCCGATCCGCGGCAAGATCCTCAACGTGCAGAAGGCCTCGGTGAGCGACATGCTCTCGAACGCCGAGTGCGCCTCGATCATCCAGGTGATCGGCGCCGGCTCCGGCCGCACCTTCGATCTCGCGCAGGCGCGCTACGGCAAGGTCATCATCATGGCCGACGCCGACGTCGACGGCGCCCACATCCGCACGCTCCTGCTGACCCTCTTCTTCCGCTACATGCGGCCCATGATCGACGAGGGACGCGTGTTCGCCGCGGTGCCCCCGCTGCATCGCGTCGTCGTCATGAACCCCGGCTCGAAGCCCAACGAGACGATCTACACCTACAGCGAGAAGGAGCTGCAGGGCGTGCTCGCAGCGCTGAAGAAGGCGGGCAAGCGGTACCAGGATCCGATCCAGCGCTACAAGGGCCTCGGCGAGATGGATGCCGACCAGCTGGCCGACACGACGATGAGCCGCCAGCACCGCACCCTCCGTCGCGTGCGCGTCAGCGATGCGGAGATGTCGTCGAAGGTCTTCGAGCTGCTCATGGGCAACGAGGTCGCCCCCCGCAAGGACTTCATCATCGCCGGGCAGGGCCTCGACCGCGACCGAATCGACGTCTAG
- a CDS encoding alkaline phosphatase family protein: MLPARQAQTPSLRHVLAGASASLSGGDPLLRLPRARSAAVVLVDGLGSAPLAARAGHARRILAAVPKKGGSIHSGFPSTTASALASLTTGLLPGEHGLTGYSAVDARHDRVVTVLSDWDERMQPRDWQPHPTLFETATAEGVEAAVIAPERYRSTGFTEAVLRGARFVPAATIADRIDAAVGELAAPGRRLVYVYIPELDSAGHAHGAASEQWLHRLEELDAALAPLERRLPHDAGVLLTADHGMIDVPEHRRLVIAADDPVWEGVRHVAGEPRCLQLALEGDADLEAARARWEAAEGSRSWVVTRQEAIDAGWFGAVSAEVLPRIGDLLIAARSAVAYYDERTATPRSLAMVGQHGSLSAEETRIPLARWGVYAP, translated from the coding sequence ATGCTACCGGCGAGGCAGGCGCAGACCCCGTCACTGCGGCACGTGCTCGCGGGCGCGTCGGCCTCGCTGTCGGGCGGGGATCCGCTGCTCCGGCTGCCGCGGGCGCGGAGCGCGGCCGTGGTGCTCGTCGACGGTCTCGGCTCGGCGCCGCTCGCGGCGCGCGCGGGGCATGCGCGGCGCATCCTCGCGGCCGTGCCGAAGAAGGGCGGGAGCATCCATTCGGGGTTCCCCTCCACCACGGCCTCCGCGCTCGCCAGTCTCACGACGGGCCTGCTGCCGGGCGAGCACGGCCTCACCGGGTACAGCGCGGTGGATGCCCGGCACGACCGCGTCGTCACCGTGCTCTCCGACTGGGACGAGCGCATGCAGCCGCGCGATTGGCAGCCGCACCCCACGCTCTTCGAGACCGCGACCGCGGAGGGCGTCGAGGCGGCCGTCATCGCGCCGGAGCGCTACCGCTCGACCGGCTTCACCGAGGCGGTGCTGCGCGGGGCCCGGTTCGTCCCGGCCGCGACCATCGCCGATCGCATCGACGCGGCGGTCGGCGAGCTCGCCGCGCCGGGCCGCCGGCTCGTCTACGTCTACATCCCCGAGCTCGACTCCGCGGGGCACGCGCACGGCGCCGCCTCGGAGCAGTGGCTCCACCGCCTGGAGGAGCTGGATGCCGCGCTCGCGCCCCTCGAGCGCCGACTGCCGCACGACGCCGGCGTGCTGCTCACCGCCGACCACGGCATGATCGACGTCCCCGAGCACCGACGGCTCGTGATCGCCGCCGACGACCCGGTGTGGGAGGGCGTGCGTCACGTCGCGGGGGAGCCGCGGTGCCTGCAGCTCGCGCTGGAGGGCGATGCCGACCTCGAGGCCGCGCGCGCCCGCTGGGAGGCGGCGGAGGGCTCCCGCTCCTGGGTGGTGACCCGTCAGGAGGCGATCGATGCGGGATGGTTCGGTGCAGTGAGCGCCGAGGTGCTGCCCCGCATCGGCGACCTGCTCATCGCCGCGCGGTCGGCCGTCGCGTACTACGACGAGCGCACGGCGACACCGCGCTCGCTCGCGATGGTGGGCCAGCACGGCTCGCTCTCCGCGGAGGAGACGCGCATCCCGCTGGCGCGCTGGGGCGTCTACGCCCCCTGA
- a CDS encoding sugar-transfer associated ATP-grasp domain-containing protein — translation MRQSGLRLRYLAERAVRLNPTNLMECARQAKRISRAPLPVIVADMLWCSVRYEMAFRDYAVWDIRSLSAKERATWMTHPKAFRLNTTLNGPDSRAILGDKPRFYRDFADMIRREWLDVADADAAEVAAFLARHPRVLAKPPHGEGGAGISIYTTDEIADVASWRQSIIDRGQSLIEEVIPQHPAMAALYPGSVNTVRMITYRKPDGELVVIAAVLRIGNGGVIDNFAGGGMFTMLDEHGVARWPGVDKQSNIYATHPVTGVAIPGFAVPEYHAVLAMIDEASRRLPTVPYVGWDIAITPDGPALIEANHNSSVFQMKPSASGIRTGLLDRYRDAVGPGVLDRRR, via the coding sequence ATGCGTCAATCCGGTCTCCGTCTCCGCTATCTGGCCGAGCGCGCCGTGCGTCTCAACCCCACCAATCTGATGGAGTGCGCGCGGCAGGCGAAGCGCATCTCGCGCGCCCCCCTGCCGGTCATCGTCGCCGACATGCTGTGGTGCTCGGTGCGCTACGAGATGGCCTTCCGCGACTACGCGGTGTGGGACATCCGCTCGCTGTCGGCGAAGGAGCGCGCGACGTGGATGACCCATCCGAAGGCCTTCCGCCTCAACACGACCCTCAACGGCCCCGACTCGCGCGCGATCCTCGGTGACAAGCCGCGGTTCTACCGCGACTTCGCCGACATGATCCGTCGGGAGTGGCTGGACGTCGCCGACGCCGACGCGGCCGAGGTCGCGGCCTTCCTCGCGCGGCATCCCCGCGTGCTGGCCAAGCCCCCTCACGGGGAGGGCGGCGCCGGCATCAGCATCTACACGACCGATGAGATCGCCGACGTCGCCTCATGGCGGCAGTCGATCATCGATCGGGGGCAGAGCCTCATCGAGGAGGTCATCCCGCAGCACCCCGCGATGGCCGCTCTCTACCCGGGCAGCGTCAACACCGTGCGGATGATCACCTACCGCAAGCCCGACGGCGAGCTCGTCGTCATCGCCGCCGTACTGCGGATCGGCAACGGCGGTGTCATCGACAACTTCGCCGGGGGCGGCATGTTCACGATGCTCGACGAGCACGGCGTGGCCCGCTGGCCCGGGGTCGACAAGCAGTCGAACATCTACGCCACCCATCCGGTGACCGGGGTGGCCATCCCCGGCTTCGCCGTGCCGGAGTACCACGCGGTGCTCGCCATGATCGACGAGGCCTCGCGCCGGCTCCCGACCGTGCCCTACGTCGGATGGGACATCGCGATCACCCCTGACGGACCCGCGCTCATCGAGGCGAACCACAACTCGAGCGTGTTCCAGATGAAGCCCTCGGCCTCGGGCATCCGCACCGGACTGCTCGATCGCTATCGCGACGCCGTCGGGCCGGGCGTGCTCGACCGGCGCCGCTGA
- a CDS encoding alpha/beta fold hydrolase yields MDAPRAVFVHGTGLAGAAAWPRQRDDARLRGSMYLTRPGYGGAEAPRATDWGMERDAVLAAVGSGAHLVAFSYGGLAALLAAAQHPDRIRTMCLIEPPAFSLARGEPGVEAHVAAVAPVLERRGELGPSEFVVALLRAFGQTDPVAPQTEEELRSAEISRLTAAPWEAPLSADAVREVPTLVLTGGWNREYDEAAAALARAGATHRELPGAGHRVQDHPAFTEMLLDLWQEYSAGRRG; encoded by the coding sequence ATGGATGCCCCGCGCGCGGTCTTCGTCCACGGCACGGGCCTGGCCGGGGCCGCCGCGTGGCCGCGGCAGCGCGACGACGCACGGTTGCGCGGATCGATGTACCTCACGCGCCCCGGCTACGGCGGAGCGGAGGCTCCGCGCGCGACCGACTGGGGCATGGAGCGCGACGCCGTGCTCGCCGCGGTCGGATCGGGGGCGCATCTCGTCGCGTTCTCGTACGGGGGACTCGCCGCGCTGCTGGCGGCGGCGCAGCATCCCGATCGGATCCGCACGATGTGCCTCATCGAGCCTCCCGCGTTCTCGCTCGCCCGTGGGGAGCCCGGCGTCGAGGCGCACGTCGCCGCGGTCGCACCCGTGCTCGAGCGACGAGGCGAACTGGGGCCCTCGGAGTTCGTCGTCGCCCTGCTGCGCGCATTCGGCCAGACGGATCCGGTTGCGCCGCAGACGGAGGAGGAGCTGCGCAGCGCGGAGATCTCACGGCTCACCGCGGCACCGTGGGAGGCCCCCCTGAGCGCGGATGCCGTTCGTGAGGTGCCCACGCTCGTGCTCACGGGCGGGTGGAACCGCGAGTACGACGAAGCCGCGGCCGCGCTCGCCCGCGCGGGCGCGACGCATCGAGAGCTGCCCGGTGCCGGGCACCGCGTGCAGGACCACCCGGCCTTCACCGAGATGCTCCTCGACCTCTGGCAGGAGTACTCGGCGGGTCGCCGGGGCTGA
- a CDS encoding alanine racemase C-terminal domain-containing protein, translating into MSARPVGQAPGLLAAPVLRVSPAALRANAAVLVGRDPGATADLRRDARGHGLARVGRVLAEAGLRRAVLDPRDLEAAHALGLEPAEPPATLDLDLLLGLPGAGGAPVSTLVSAVATTKILRAGEGVSYGLIHRALNDTRVALVPGGYSHGIVRALGNAAEVAIGGRRHPIVGRIAMDVMVVDVGDADVEPGAPVVLLGDARREEPTLVDWARITGLSAAELLTAVALRCAMEDDG; encoded by the coding sequence ATGAGCGCACGGCCGGTGGGGCAGGCGCCCGGTCTGCTCGCGGCACCGGTGCTGCGCGTCTCGCCGGCTGCGCTGCGGGCGAACGCGGCGGTGCTCGTCGGGCGCGATCCGGGCGCGACGGCCGATCTGCGACGGGATGCCCGTGGCCACGGCCTCGCGCGCGTCGGCCGGGTGTTGGCCGAGGCCGGCCTGCGGCGCGCCGTGCTCGACCCCCGCGACCTCGAGGCGGCGCACGCCCTCGGTCTGGAGCCGGCCGAGCCGCCCGCGACCCTCGACCTCGACCTCCTGCTCGGCCTCCCCGGGGCGGGCGGGGCGCCCGTGAGCACGCTCGTATCGGCTGTCGCGACGACGAAGATCCTGCGGGCGGGGGAGGGCGTCTCGTACGGCCTCATCCATCGCGCGCTGAACGACACGCGCGTCGCGCTCGTGCCGGGCGGCTACAGCCACGGCATCGTGCGCGCGCTCGGCAATGCCGCCGAGGTCGCGATCGGCGGGCGTCGCCATCCGATCGTGGGGCGCATCGCGATGGACGTCATGGTGGTCGATGTCGGTGACGCCGACGTCGAGCCGGGCGCGCCGGTGGTGCTGCTGGGCGATGCGCGGCGCGAGGAGCCGACCCTCGTCGACTGGGCCCGCATCACGGGACTCTCGGCCGCCGAGCTGCTCACGGCGGTCGCCCTGCGATGCGCGATGGAGGACGACGGATGA
- a CDS encoding sugar-transfer associated ATP-grasp domain-containing protein, with protein sequence MAVSLRARARYLAKRARSFRLGRVWGFATQISKEQGKHPVPVLIDMLYSAAFRDTAYLDYYEADFALLTRAERATFMTSLLQHHLAEALNDREAAKTFENKIAFNTAFAEFLHREWIDLSTAGVDGLRSFAERHPVIIAKVPVSREGKGVFRYDTAEVSEWTAFHADLVSKGQVLIEQPIVQHPYLAKYCAGTVNTTRITTYFDGETVRPLVIAQKFGRGAVSDQFTWGGFFTMLDENGRAVGPGHTGRHVSRYETHPDSGESIVDFQLPLWDEALAMLDEAARRIPAVPYVGWDVAIGPDGPVLLEGNWTPGLYETRVSATGIRHGTRPLHDRAFRDVGTR encoded by the coding sequence ATGGCAGTCTCTCTGCGCGCGCGAGCGCGCTACCTCGCGAAGCGGGCCCGATCCTTCCGCCTCGGGCGCGTCTGGGGCTTCGCCACCCAGATCTCGAAGGAGCAGGGCAAGCACCCCGTGCCGGTGCTCATCGACATGCTCTACTCCGCGGCCTTCCGCGACACGGCCTACCTCGACTACTACGAGGCCGATTTCGCTCTTCTGACGCGGGCCGAGCGGGCGACCTTCATGACCTCGCTGCTGCAGCATCATCTGGCCGAGGCGCTCAACGACCGCGAGGCCGCGAAGACCTTCGAGAACAAGATCGCGTTCAACACCGCCTTCGCCGAGTTCCTGCACCGCGAGTGGATCGATCTGAGCACCGCGGGCGTCGACGGGCTGCGCTCCTTCGCCGAGCGCCATCCCGTGATCATCGCCAAGGTGCCGGTGAGCCGGGAGGGCAAGGGCGTCTTCCGCTACGACACGGCCGAGGTCTCCGAGTGGACGGCGTTCCACGCCGACCTCGTGAGCAAGGGCCAGGTGCTCATCGAGCAGCCCATCGTGCAGCATCCCTACCTCGCGAAGTACTGCGCGGGTACCGTGAACACCACGCGCATCACCACCTACTTCGACGGCGAGACGGTGCGCCCGCTCGTGATCGCGCAGAAGTTCGGGCGCGGCGCCGTGAGCGACCAATTCACCTGGGGCGGCTTCTTCACGATGCTCGATGAGAACGGCCGCGCGGTCGGTCCCGGCCACACCGGCCGCCACGTCAGCCGGTACGAGACGCACCCCGATTCGGGGGAGTCGATCGTCGACTTCCAACTCCCGTTGTGGGACGAGGCGCTCGCCATGCTCGACGAGGCCGCGCGCCGCATCCCCGCCGTGCCCTACGTGGGCTGGGACGTCGCGATCGGTCCCGACGGTCCCGTGCTCCTCGAGGGCAACTGGACCCCGGGCCTCTACGAGACCCGCGTGAGCGCCACCGGCATCCGGCACGGTACGCGCCCGCTCCACGATCGGGCGTTCCGCGACGTCGGGACGCGATGA